A segment of the Nerophis lumbriciformis linkage group LG08, RoL_Nlum_v2.1, whole genome shotgun sequence genome:
AGCCACATTGTCCTCCTGTGGCTGTTTATGTTCGTCAGCGCACATTTGTGCTCCCTCCTCCTCCATTTGGAAAAGTCAAAGTTTTTCAACCCGCGCGCAAGTCAAGTCAAATAGTCACCAATGCATTGgattttttcaatatttgtgtgcacacattttaataacggccgttttgcttttgtttatgtcGGCGCGCCGCTAAAACATACCACACAAGTGTAGGACGGGCTCAACGCTGCTCCGCGTCCTCCTCCACGCACTGCACGCACGCGCGCTGCTTGGCTCGGTGGGAtgatctgctgctgctgctggctgcTGTCCCCAATGAGCGACCCTGTAGCTCTCCAGTGGGACTCGTAGCTGCCGATGCAGAGCTTGATTGCAGAAGGTCTCCGCCGCTTCGCCGATCAGTTTCCTCCGCCGCCGATCACCAAACAAACGCTGACAGCGGCCCGTGCGTTCCTCTTCCAAAACGAGCCTCGTAGCTTGTTGCTTCCTAATAAACAACTCGCGTTCCGATGAGGTAGTTTTTGACTAagtgtagcggtaaagtcctatactattactgctactggttgccgaatataaccgaagctagtttagacgtgtgcagctggctaataattgatgtccagaattgtgtccatgtttaacacacatatttattaatatacagtcacgtaaatcaaactcacttggtaacaaaaacggaaaataaacgggaacaaacaaatcatagcctggcacagtcaaaaactgttgcgcctccactcagcaacacctgagcaagatcccagcccctccctaagtagactggcacttggccttgagccaacccctttaatGACGTCATACATTTGACGGACAGAAACCGTAAATGGCTCTAACAACCAGTTTGATTCTTTCAGCTGAGTTGCACTTAAACCTCTTGAGGCATGATCAGCAGGGTTGTTTTCTGAGCTGACGTGCTGCCATTTTTCAGGACTTGTGCTTTGTCTTATTCGTTGGATTCGATTGGCGACGAATGTGTGAAATCTTTTTGCATCGTTGGATATGTATGCCAATACGACTTGTGAATCTGACCAATAATATTCCTTGAGATTTTCAATTTCCAGTTCTCGCTTGATTACATCTGCATTGCGGACTGAAGTCACGGCTGATGATAGTTCGAGTCTTGGTATGGTGGTTTGTTTAGTCAGTGCAACTCTCGCTTTACCCATGACTAGTGAACAActgatttttccttctttacttatTGCTCTGAGGTATGAACATGCGCCATAACCTTCGAGGCTTGCGTCTGAGAAGTTATGTAACTCGTACTGTACAACATTGCTGTCTTGTGAGTAACTTCGTGGGATTTTCAGAGCTGCCAGTTTGGGCAGGTCTCTCAACCATGCTTCCCACCATGGTAGAATGTGGTCTGGGAGATCGTCGTCCCAATTTACTTTGTCTTTGCACAACGTTTGGAGTATTTGCTTTCCAATCAGTATGAATGGGGCGACAAACCCAAGGGGGTCATAGACTGATGCAACTGTCGAGAGCACCCCTCTCCTTGTCAACGGGTTGTCTTTGACTTGGACTCTGAATTGGAATTCATCTGCTTCGATACACCATTGTACTCCGAGTGCGCGTTCAACGTGGGGTTCTCCAAGAGCCAGGTCTTGGTCTTTGGCTTGAGCTTGTTCTTCTTGGGGAATTGCTTCGAGCACTTCTTTATTGTTTGACACAAACTTATGCAAATGGAGTTTGCCTGTCTTGCAAAGTGCTCTTGATTCTTCAACCAGATTTATGGCTTCGGCTGTTGACGTTACACTAGTAAGTCCATCATCAACGTAAAAACCTCTTTGGATGAACTTGACAGTCTCTTTGCTGAACTTGTCTTTACTTTGAGATGCGAGATGTTTGAGTCCAAAGTTACAGCATCCGGGAGAGGAAGCTGCCCCGAAAAGGTGCACTTTCATCCTGTACACTGAAGGTTCGGAGTTCAAATCACCTTTGACCCACCAGAGAAATCTCAGGTAGTCTTGATGTTCCTTGACAACATAGAATTGATGGAACATTCTCTCCACGTCACACATGAAGGCAATGGGACCCTTTCTGAAGCGGCATAACACTCCGACCAGTGCGTTGGTGAGGTCTGGTCCAGTCAGAAGATGATCGTTGAGAGATGTTTCCTGGAAACGGGCAGAACAATCAAAAACCACGCGGATCTTTGCAGGCTTATGGGGGTGGTAAACCCCGTGGTGAGGTGTGTACCACGCTGTCGTGTTATCCAGCTCTTGTACTGGGACTCTTTCTGCGTCTCCGTGGGTTATGATGTCGTCCATAAACTTGACATAATCCTTGTAGTATTTCTCATCCCTTTTGAGTCTACGTTCCAATGAAGACAATCTGTGTTCAGCATATTGTTTGTTGTTTGGAAGATTTGGATTGTCTGTTTTGAATGGTAGTGGAAGTTCGTAGTGACCGTCTTCCTTTTGTCGTATGCCTTTTGTCACCTTTGTCATGAACGAAATGTCTTCTTGAGAAATTGGATTGTCGTCTGTTGCATGCTCAGAGAAGTCAGATTCCAAAGCCTTAATCACATCAATAGGACTGACTTCCTTTACTTGAGTTCTGCATACAAAACGCACTTCTTGTTTGAGTTCAACTGCTGGTTGTGACACAGGAGTTACTTCACGCACAATGAGTCTGTGACTTGTGCCGATGGCATCATTGTGATTGTGGACTTGAGACGAGCAACCAACTATGCTCCAGCCGAGATCGGTTAGCTGTGCGTAGGGTTGGTTTTCTTTGCCTGCAAGAACTTCTCTTGGTAGAAGGGCTTGTTGACAGTTATAGCCGATAAGAAGGCCAACTTCACATTCGAGCATTAGTGGTAACTTATCTGCTAGCTTTTCCAGATGAGGCCACCTCAAAGCGGTTTCAGACGTCGGGATATGTGACCTGTTAACTGGGATAAACTCTCTAGTAAAGACTGGTGATAATATGATTTTCTTTACCCACTTATATCCTCTGACTTGAAGGTTTACCAGCTTCTCACATGGTATAACTGTTGACTTGGCGGACATAGTAGATAGCCGCAGACTGGCTTTGCTTTTATCTGTGTTGAGATCTTGAGCTACTTCATCCAAGATGAAAGATGTATCGCTCTGTGAGTCGAGAAGCGCATACACTAGAACTTCTTTCTCTGGGTGGTTTGTGGATGAGACCCAGACAGGTAGTATAGAGGATGTCAATGTGCTTGAGGTGTCTTGAGTTACCCTGTTAGAGATTGCGGTAGATTTGTCTTCATCCTTTGTGACTTTAGTGTCTACCTTGTCTTGAGAGTTATCTTCACTCTTTGCAGTTGTTGCCTTTTTACGTTCCATGAACTTGTCGTCATGCAGACATGTAGGATGTCTCCTTTGACATTTCTCACATGTGCTCCTTTTATCGGACTTCTTTGAATGATGTCCAGTCTTTAAACATCCGAAACACAGCTTTTCTGTCTGTGCAAACTTGATACGATCTTGAACCATTTTTTCCGTGAACTTGAAACATTTATTAAGCGTGTGGCCATTCCTTTTGCAGAAGAGACAGGTTACAGTATTTGTGTGACCTGAGCTTTTTGAGTGACTTGAGTTTGTAGTAAACGCTTTTGCTTGAATGACTTGACTGCGTGAATGTTTGGGTTTacttgtgtccaaacctttgagtGCTTGCATTGAGGCTATGGGATCGCACGCTAAGTCAGCTTCCATAGACACAAACTCCACAAACGTGCGGAAGGATGGATACTCTCCATTATTTGTTCGTCTTATTTTCATGGCTGTGCGGTTCCATCTTGTAGTCAACCAATCTGGAAGTTTCAACAAGAGTCTCTGAATTTCCATACAATCATTGAGAACTTCTAATACCTTTTATGTGTGGTATCGCAGCTTCACAACTTCCAAGAAAGTCAGCAAATTCCCTTAACTCACTTCCATCTTTGTAGCTTATTTTCGGCCAACCATGAAGCTTGTCTCTGAAGCATTTTCCTATGGTGAACAGATCTCCAAAACGCTTTTCCAGCACTTTCCAAGCTGAGTCGTACGCTTCATCTGTGCCTAATAGGAAAAATCCTTCTACTGCTCTTTTTGCAGATCCACCGAGATACTTCCTGAGATAGTAAAGTTTCTCATTTTTGGGAATGTTCTTTCTTTCAATTAAGGATTCGAATGACAACTGCCAGTCTTTGAAATTTAGTGGGTCTCCAGTGAACAATGCAGGTTCTGGAGTTGGAAGTCGATTTGCACTTATTGCTTCTGCTAGTATGCTAACTATATCCGAATTTGACTGTGGTTGCGTTACAACCATTTGAACTTGTGTGTCTTGAGGGATGAATGGTGGACTTGATGCTTTGAGTGTTTGACCTGTGGCCTTTGCTTGTATGATAGGAGTTTGTTGAATGTGTGGAGCAAACGCATGGCTTGTAGCATGAAAGACTTGGGTTGTGTTTATAGCTTGAAAGGGAGTGCTTGGTGTGATAGGGATTGCTTTGGTTTCACTCGCTGCTTTCATACTGTGTAACAAACTTCGACTTTCAGCAGTACTTTCAACTTCATCGTAAACCTTTACGCGAGCTTTGGCAGCATTCATTTTCTTAACTTCTTCCAAGCGGTTGATCTTTCTACGCTGCTCTTCTATTGCTTGTTGCCTTGCAAAATTCTCAAGTTCCAATTTTTGTAGTTCAGCTGTTTCCTTTTCCTGCTCGTCCATTACTGCTAGTATTTCTTGAGATGCAGCTGCTTCAGCTTCAGCTTCCATTCTTTTTATTATTTGTGAGCAGGATTGTCCTGAACCACTTTTGGACCTTTGTGATATTGACCTTGATCTATAACTTTCAGATCCTAAGCATGATCTGACATCTGGCCACGATTCTTCGTCATCCTCAATGTCTCCTCCAAGCCATTTCTCAGCTCTGTTGACAATAAATCCGGAGAATGACGTGCATGCATCAACTTTACGTCTAATGTCTGCTTCAGGAGATTGTATTTGACGTATCTGGTCATAAACGACTTGCACATCTTTACAAGTGatgtttatgttattgattaaCTCCTTTAATTCACTTTCTGAAGCTTCCTTTCTCAGCATTACTCTGCTCAATCTTGCTTCATATCTCCATTTTTCAAAAACAAGTGCATATTTGTGTTGGAGTCTCTTTAGTTTCTCCTCTTGAAGCTCTTTACCCTTTTCGGTTAATGTTCTTAGTCTTTCACTTTTACGAACAGTTTGTTGTTCTGTAGCTTGCACTTCATCATGTTCTGCAACTTCGTTAAGTGGTAACTCTTCTTTATCTTTGTCAGTCATCTTTAGCGTTTGGTTAACACACTGTTTAAATTCCAAAAATACTTCTTCAAATTTGCTTAGTTGGACTTTAACTTATAAATATCTTTTTAGAAACTTAAAATGCTGTTTCGACCTTAAGCAAAATGCACAAACTCTTAATTCAACAACAATGCATCACTTTGAGATACAGTAAAAATCAAGTAACTTTTGACAAATATGCTGTAGAAACTTATAGTGGACCTTTTAAACTTGACTTAAACCACTCGTTTTTCCTTTAGCACTGTCCTTTCTTAATTTCCACTGTACTCATTCTTATAACCTTATACATGCATTGCTTGGTTGCTTGTGTGTGATGAGCTTTGGTAATGGCGCCCTCTGGTGTCGCACCACGGTACCGTCACCCACTGCACCTGCTGTCGTCTTAACGTGCTTCTCACCGGCGCTGGGCTGGGCGAGTTTTCACTGTGGCTCCGAAATGACAACACAGGCACGGCTTCTTAAAGACGGGCTCTTTACTTGGGTTTAAGCCGTGAAAACTCGTGGCCGCCTGCCACTTCGGAGGTTCTTGGGCAGCAACTATTTCAGTCTTGTGCATACTTGTTCAGCCAGCTAAATGTTcttgctgctgctgatggctCGCTCAAAGTCCTTTGCATGTCTGGGCGAGTGCAGGTCTCGCAACTTCCAATAGTAAACCAAAACCTAGCGAGAATAGCGGTGTAACAAAGGAAATAAATTGCCCTTTTTATAGTAAACAAAATAtgtcttatttacaaaaaatgtaacatgaattcacaaccataatcattttcaacaaaaaaatattaacccttaaaacaaaaatattaagtgtaagtttcaacgacacttacaaaaatgtttcatttattattccatccTAGTCCTTTAGCTGGCAATGAAGCCCATTTGCAGTGGTTTCCAACTTTCCACCAaatgttttttgtaattgttttataaATTGTATATATCTGTAATGGTGCTTCATTTTattgagtatttatttttaaattgatttatatcTTTTTGATCCTCGTGATAAATGGATTGCGTAATTAAGCTGTTTGTTTGTGGTGGTTACAAAAATGCAGCCCACTTCTCTTTACCTTAGAAATTGACTGTTctgaaactaggcagtagtttaTTtcgacttcctttttttttttaaataatcatttggCAGTTGAAAGTGCACCCGTTTCACTTTGCCTTTTTCTTCATCCAACTTCTAGATTAAGCTCGTAGTGGAGTGGGAACTGAGAGACGACAGCAACCAAGATTTGTTCTGCATCAAGTTCCCAGTACAGATTGTCAATTAGGAGATCTGCAcagcttgttgttttttttaagggaaTGTGACTAGTAAAAATAATGACTACAATAATGATTCTACACGAAAGTTCTTGTTTTACTCACTTACCAAATTGATTTTATGATtcatatctatctgtgttggccctgcgatgaggtggcgacttgtccagggtgtaccccgccttccgcccgaatgcagctgagataggctccagcaccccccgcgaccctgaacaggacaagcggtagaaaatggatggatctctTTGCCATGTTTGACTGCACAACACCTTTTTTCTGTTTAAAGTTGTGGCCGTGGACAAAATTGCAGTCAACATTAATTTAGAAGCCACATTTCATATGGTGCAAATGTATTAATGGCTGCTATTTAGTCTGACTTTACACTGCAAACATTTCTGGATGCTACAGTAACACTTTTGTAACTTCTTGCTATCTTTGCTGTGGGACACAAACTTAAGACATTTTTAATGAAATGGTAAAAATAAAGAATTATTTTCATCTTGTGAATATGACTGAAATGCCAAAAacatgtctaattacctttttatTCTTACTCCACACTCACTTTAGTCACTGTTTTAGTGGTTTATTACACACAAACGCATGATTCAGAAACGTCATTGGTCTGCACAAAGGCCAGCAACAAGGAATGACAACATCAGCACTATAAAGTTCAGCTTTTAAAGCAAGAAATTTACTTAGCTAAGCACATTTCACTATTAAATGCCAAATGGTCATTCAATGCATTGTGCTATGCAGATCAACTTCAGACTAGCTTTATTACAACTTGAAATGTCTTTGAGTAAAGTAGATAAAGGTATGTTGTACTTCCTTAACCAAACAGTCAGAATAAGGAAGTAAATTCAGTTTTGGCCCATAGGCCCATTGTAAGAAATTGAACAGCTGACAAACTCGGATCACATCTGCAACGCCATAGTACAAAAGATGCAGAATTGCACGGATGCAAATATGCAGCATGAGAAGCTGAACATTTTTTCCGCAGCAAAGTCAACAGCAGATTGTTTCAATCGAGCCCAAGCAGCCAGCCAACCAGTTAGGTATGAACTACCATGTAGTCAGTCATTGGGTGATATGGAACAAAGCAGGATTGATAGGGATAGCaccccctattgtagtgaattgtTGAACATTCCATTCTGTATTCTTGGATGTGACCAAACATTTCTGCAGCTTTGTGAGCGCATTTACTGTCCATTTTGCTTGAGGTTTTCTAGTCGCTGGAGCAAAGCATTCCCAAAGGCTTCCCTGTAGCCTGGACTCAGGGTGTCCAGTAGTGAGTACACTGTCTCGTGATACTGTGTGTTCAGGTCCTCGTCCACATGGTTAAAAGCGTAGCCCACCACCTATTTGCatgaacaaaaaacatttattagaAAAACTTAGTACTGTAAAGGTGCTTAGACAGACCCAGTGTTTCCCATATGGCCCACCACAATCAGATTTGACGCTACTCAATCTTGTGTATCTTTcatttgtgttttgtatgtttCTCTTTTGTTTTCATGCGTTTTATTGCCTTTTGGTTCAAGCCCCTTCGAGATTGCGCAACAGGGGCCAGCATttttgtgacttctgctgtgctttttGGTTCTTTTTTGGAAACTGCTGGCGCTCTGCCACACCTGAGTCTGCGTGGGGAGACCGGAGGAGATGGGGATGCGGAGCTAGCGTTAAGCATCGGGATGGATGAGCTTCATGGAGCTCAATGAGCACTTAGGTCTCCGGAGACAGATTCTCCGCGTGGACAGGACATTGGCCGGGggatagtgggcagcctaggacagagTTTGTGATCTTTGTTATTTGGTTGGGTTTTATCCTGTCTCTAGCTGTGACCCTCCACCACCGACGATGGCATGAAGCACTGCAGAGGCCACCGTGGTCTATGTGGGTGTTAAAATTTagttttgttgtttgtctatgcatggtgcaatcgtatgtGCACAATACGTATGATTTATTGCTCATTTTTCATAGTATTTAGTAATGGCGCCGCTGAAgtagcagctggttgcatcagctctgtgctctgCTTTTTGTATCTCGTACAAAATTAAAAAGTAAAGGTGATATAGCCTTGAGTCAGTTGCCACTAAATGGTGCAACACTCTTTTATGAGCTGAACCTTCTGTTGACATTTATAAAAAGCAGTAGAAAACATTTAAGCGTGCATTCCAGTAATAttcaataaacattttttattattgtatttttttatttttttttgactaccacatttatttcattttgctgTTTCTGTTACATCATGTCGTATGCTTGTTTTGGTTGTACGATTTGTATTTTACCATGTAAAGCACTTTTTGAGCTCTCTGTGAGAAGTGTTGTATAAATGTACttactttattttacctttaatgtattgtatgtcctttgtgttctgtaatgtttccctcttgttttctagTGTTTTACCAAATGTTTATGGACTTTTTGTAGTTGTACTACAACCATATCCTTTTTCAATTGTGGGATTAATAGTCTATCCTAGCCTAGCCATAAACTTTGCACAATGCAAAGTTTTTAAGACACACTAAACAGTAACACCTGATTGTGTCACCACCACTATCATGAAAAAACATATGCATTATAAAATACATCAACGCTCCTCTATCTCTGGATGCATTGTATATTTTTCATAActtacatatgaatatatatagagctgtattagttatattgtacaTGCAGTTACAATGTGGTGGGTCACCGAAATATTgtttattttgatcatttctaAACGAAtgatatacatttataaataggTCAGTAGTTAAGTCTTTGACTTTTGTTTGTGGTCATCcagtgaaaagttttttttgagAATTAAAGACCAGAAAATGTGGATTTCAGCACAATATTTCCTTGGATGAAATCATGTTAGGAATTTAGAAAATTATTACATCAACTTTGGGAGTTGATAACACAGTTGGAGTGCCAATGTTTTGATCTTAAGCAgcatatattaaaaatatttgaatggtaataatattttaatgagaaaaacaaccgtacaaaaaacacatttactgTGCTAATAATATAGTGAAATAATCTTGTATGTGTGCCATTTACCCACAAAAGCATTAAATACTGCTCATGATGACTATTTGTGTCATGAAGCAAAATATCTGCTTTGATTACttgacaaaataaacacaaataaataataaataccagagttatttggacaaagaCTTGGCAAACAGAAGGCTAAAACGTGAACATGAATTCTTCATCTCAACATTTCTCAGTCATGGTATATATGACTTTACTTAGCCCTCCAAAAAATAATCTTATGACCTTACTTGACATAAGAACCAATCTAAAAACATTGCCTTTTTCTTTAAATCGCTGTCATTGTCTTCCTTCATTGCCAGTCCAACAAGTGATTCTTAGGCCATGTCAACACAAACTTTTTTGGCATGGGTGAAGAGTTTCAAAACTCTGTCCTCAACATGTCTTTGAGGATGGCTTAAACAGACACTTATGGCTCGCGCCGTACAACAGTAAACACCATTGACTTTAAACATACTCAGAGAATGTATTGTATGTTTAAACGTAAACATACTGCTATTTTCACTCTACATTGATGAGAAGACATCAAAATGGGCATTAATGGACACTGCTGCTTCTACACTTTCCATTTATGTTGCGGCACTACCGCCGGCGCCAATGACAGTGTTTTGGATAAGATCCCAGTCGGACCTCCAggtgatgggacaactttgacaagcaagacttttttcTTTGTATCATAACAAAGGTATGACATTATCTCAAGTTTTGAACCCTTATTTAACAACAGATTATCAAGTTGTTTACTTACGTGTGTTTGTTCCATTTGTGCAGCAGTAGATGGGTGTGCGACGGTGCGTGGGCTTTTAACGCACCTGGGTGACTAAATAAAAGCTTCATGATGTTTTCTGGGCTCTTTGTTCGTGTATGCTGATGTtaatgaaaaatgtgcacttcattgcacatgtaatatatcaatatatcccCACAAGAGTTGGTTTTATTTTGTGCAGCAGGGCATGTGTGCTGTAGGCTCTTAAAAAACCTTCAAGATGTTTCCGGAGCTTCTTGTTAGTGTGCACGGGGGTTAAAGATAATGCACACTTCATGTAATGTAAtatgtaataacatgtaatatatcactatattgatgattaaatgAGTTATAATTCCACGAGTGTTGGCTGTCATTAAGTGCAACTGCACATGCACTTTTGCGCACTTTCCTGGGCTCTGTGTAAGTGTGCGctgattttaaagataatgtacatgtcattgtacgtccAGTATATGATAAACAGAAGCAAAAAACCTGATCACATCAAGAGAGGCGTAAAGCCACCGAATCAACTGTGGCTACTTTTctgggcttctgattggacaaaatgtgcatgacagctgtCTTGTGCGTTTGCGTGTGGACCGTTTTCCAACTACActcgtaatttttttaaatatctgtgTTTGTGGGGACATGGTTTTAAACTCATCACCATATTCATTATTTAATTAGCACAAATCTATCTCACCCTCAGTCCTGCTTCTGTCAGCTCCAGACAAAAGCGGTTCCCTTCTCTAGTTTCCACATTTATATAGGCCACTTCTGATGTACTGTTGAGGTGTTTGGACACCTGCATTTGGATCACGGCAAAAAGGACATCGTTGACCACAGCCTCCGCTTCCAGTCTCATGTCCTTGACGTCGCAAAGCAACACGCAGTCATCTTCAAAAGCTGACACCATGGATTCCTCGGGCTGGCAGTCCACTTCCATcccttgtaaaaaataaaaaaaataaatgagtcACAGCAGTGACGAGAATAATGTAACAGTCAACACAAGACTTGAACCATGAGCTCTTATCAACAGCTGGTGTTGTCTTATAAAATCAAAATACACACTCCTGTTCATTTTTGTCGACACTTGTGTACCATTGTAATGTCGTTGGAATGGCTGGTTAGAGTGAGAAATACCTTTTATAATCATTTTTCAAACAAGTTGTCTTGTCTTATGTGTGTCAAGGTATATGTCCTGCACACCAGCTGTTAGTTTGTATCTAGCACATTTTACTTTTGCGTTTATGTAATACACCAACGCAAAATGCGTGATGCTGGTTGATGAATTGCTTTAATATAAGTTAACTGAATTTCTATTTTATTGTTATGTAATTATTTATAATTACATAACATAATAATTAggcgtcacggtggcagaggggttagtgcatctgcctcacaatacgaaggtcctgagtagtcttgggttcaaaaccgggctcgggatctttctgtgtggagtttgcatgttctccccgtgactgcgtgggttccctccgggtactccggcttcctcccacctccaaagacatgcacctggggataggttgattggcaacactaaattggccctagtgtgtgaatgtgagtgtgaatg
Coding sequences within it:
- the gskip gene encoding GSK3-beta interaction protein, which gives rise to MEVDCQPEESMVSAFEDDCVLLCDVKDMRLEAEAVVNDVLFAVIQMQVSKHLNSTSEVAYINVETREGNRFCLELTEAGLRVVGYAFNHVDEDLNTQYHETVYSLLDTLSPGYREAFGNALLQRLENLKQNGQ